The following proteins are encoded in a genomic region of Nitratireductor sp. GISD-1A_MAKvit:
- a CDS encoding lytic murein transglycosylase has translation MFSLQPASADAGFQRWIQQFRAVAVKNGVSGAAYDRAFRGITAPDPEVLEKARYQPEFRAEPWEYFDNRVQEDAIQRGRQLARQWKPWLDRIEAQFGVSRYVLLAIWSIESGYGEVLKNDRIMRSVPRSLATLAYADKRRAKFARQQLIAALKILQSGDIDVGHLTGSWAGAMGHTQFIPTSYQAYAVDMDGDGRRDIWSSIPDALATAANLLRRNGWRTGETWGYETAALPGGRKFPGGKMALSRWQSIGVVRANGKPFPRPGDSAELKVPDGREGPVFLVTKNFQVIKRYNNSDKYALAVGLLADEIAGYGGLVRDWNRPFERLSYQETEELQKRLGALGYYDGPIDGKIGSGSRAAIRAFQARSGLKQDGHPGKEVLRRLRGN, from the coding sequence ATGTTTTCCCTGCAGCCTGCCAGTGCAGATGCAGGGTTTCAGCGCTGGATCCAGCAATTCCGCGCAGTAGCGGTCAAGAATGGCGTGTCGGGGGCCGCCTATGACCGAGCCTTCCGCGGCATTACCGCGCCAGATCCCGAAGTGCTTGAGAAAGCACGCTACCAGCCCGAGTTCCGCGCAGAGCCCTGGGAATATTTTGACAATCGCGTGCAGGAAGACGCGATCCAGCGCGGCCGCCAGCTCGCCCGCCAGTGGAAGCCCTGGCTCGATCGGATCGAGGCTCAATTCGGTGTCAGCCGCTACGTTTTGCTCGCCATCTGGTCGATCGAATCGGGCTATGGAGAAGTGCTCAAAAACGACCGCATCATGCGTAGCGTTCCGCGTTCGCTCGCCACGCTCGCCTATGCCGACAAGCGACGCGCGAAATTCGCACGCCAACAGCTCATTGCGGCATTGAAGATTCTCCAGAGCGGCGACATCGATGTCGGCCACCTTACCGGTTCCTGGGCCGGAGCGATGGGCCACACCCAGTTCATTCCCACAAGCTATCAGGCCTATGCGGTCGACATGGATGGCGACGGACGCCGTGACATCTGGTCCTCAATCCCCGATGCACTGGCAACGGCGGCGAATCTGCTGCGCCGCAACGGATGGCGCACGGGGGAAACCTGGGGCTACGAGACCGCAGCCCTGCCCGGCGGCCGCAAATTCCCCGGTGGCAAGATGGCGCTGAGCCGCTGGCAATCCATCGGGGTTGTCCGCGCCAATGGAAAACCCTTTCCGCGTCCCGGCGACAGCGCCGAGTTGAAAGTGCCCGATGGGCGCGAAGGACCGGTCTTTCTTGTCACCAAGAATTTTCAGGTCATCAAGCGCTACAACAACTCCGACAAATACGCACTGGCCGTCGGGCTCCTTGCCGATGAAATCGCCGGCTATGGAGGACTGGTACGCGACTGGAACCGGCCTTTCGAGCGGCTGAGTTATCAGGAGACGGAAGAACTGCAGAAGCGCCTGGGGGCTCTGGGCTATTATGACGGGCCAATTGATGGCAAGATCGGTTCGGGTTCGCGCGCTGCCATACGTGCGTTCCAGGCGCGCAGTGGCTTGAAGCAGGACGGCCACCCCGGCAAGGAAGTGCTTCGTCGCCTGCGAGGAAATTAA
- the galU gene encoding UTP--glucose-1-phosphate uridylyltransferase GalU, translating into MTKLRKAVFPVAGLGTRFLPATKAVPKEMLTVVDKPVIQYVVDEAREAGIEHFIFVTGRNKAVIEDHFDIQVELYDTLERRGKNEVLERLHGMQPAPGQTSFTRQQEPLGLGHAVWCARELVGNEPFALLLPDMIMQAPKGCLTQMVELFEKTGGNVVSVEECEPSQTHKYGIVGRGADVAGGFEINGMVEKPRPEEAPSNFYINGRYILQPAIFDLLANQERGAGGEIQLTDSMLTLMGQQPFHGYHFTGRTFDCGSPEGFVEANLAFALERPELRKHVLQALASSDRS; encoded by the coding sequence ATGACGAAACTTCGCAAAGCGGTATTTCCGGTCGCCGGTCTTGGAACCCGGTTCCTGCCGGCAACCAAGGCGGTGCCGAAGGAAATGCTGACGGTCGTCGACAAACCGGTGATTCAGTACGTGGTCGACGAGGCACGCGAAGCCGGTATCGAGCATTTCATCTTCGTAACCGGACGCAACAAGGCAGTCATCGAGGATCACTTCGACATCCAGGTCGAATTGTACGACACACTGGAGCGGAGAGGCAAGAATGAGGTGCTGGAGCGTCTGCATGGCATGCAGCCGGCACCGGGACAGACCAGTTTCACCCGTCAGCAGGAGCCACTCGGTCTCGGCCATGCGGTGTGGTGTGCGCGTGAGCTGGTCGGCAATGAACCCTTTGCTCTTCTTCTTCCCGACATGATCATGCAGGCGCCGAAGGGCTGTCTGACACAGATGGTGGAGCTGTTCGAGAAGACGGGCGGCAATGTGGTTTCGGTCGAAGAGTGCGAGCCTTCCCAGACCCATAAATACGGTATCGTCGGGCGCGGCGCCGATGTCGCCGGTGGTTTTGAGATCAATGGGATGGTGGAGAAACCCAGGCCCGAGGAAGCACCGTCGAACTTTTACATCAATGGTCGCTACATTCTTCAGCCGGCGATTTTCGATCTGCTTGCAAATCAGGAGCGGGGGGCCGGCGGTGAGATCCAGCTCACCGATTCAATGCTGACGCTGATGGGGCAGCAGCCCTTCCACGGGTATCATTTTACCGGTCGAACGTTCGATTGCGGATCACCAGAGGGGTTCGTCGAGGCCAACCTCGCCTTTGCCCTCGAACGACCGGAGCTGCGCAAGCATGTGCTGCAGGCGTTAGCCAGTTCAGACCGAAGCTGA
- a CDS encoding glutamate synthase subunit beta, with translation MGKVTGFLEIDRQVHKYQPASDRIRHFREFTLPMSDKEVEKQAARCMDCGIPYCHGPTGCPVHNQIPDWNDLVYNGDWEEAIRNLHSTNNFPEWTGRICPAPCEEACTLNLEDIPVAIKTVEQAIADKAYESGYVRPYPPEHKTGKTVAIIGSGPAGMAAAQQLGRAGHQVHVYERESKPGGLMRYGIPDFKIEKHYIDRRVEQMQGEGVTFHCGVNVGVDKPVEDLLSEYDAVLYCGGSERPRPAGIPGADLEGVHDAMPYLVQQNRRVGGEDIQSVAWAADPILAAGKHVVVVGGGDTASDCVGTSFRQGAVRVTQLDIRPRPPEKEDKLAVWPYWATKMRTSSSQAEGAEREFQVATLEFIGEDGVLTGVKCCQVDEKRKPIAGTEFVIRADLAFIAIGFSGPAETGVLSEFGERLKTDVDRRNSVNVNANDRDYKTTVDRLFAAGDVRRGQSLVVWAIREGRQAARAIDEFLMGSSVLPR, from the coding sequence ATGGGTAAGGTTACAGGTTTTCTCGAAATCGACCGGCAGGTCCACAAGTATCAGCCGGCATCCGATCGCATTCGCCATTTCCGCGAATTCACGCTGCCCATGTCGGACAAGGAAGTCGAGAAACAGGCCGCGCGCTGCATGGATTGCGGCATTCCCTATTGTCATGGGCCAACAGGCTGCCCGGTTCACAACCAGATCCCGGACTGGAATGATCTCGTCTACAATGGCGACTGGGAAGAGGCGATCCGCAACCTGCATTCCACCAATAATTTCCCCGAATGGACTGGGCGCATCTGTCCTGCACCCTGCGAGGAAGCCTGCACGCTCAATCTCGAGGACATTCCCGTCGCCATCAAGACGGTGGAGCAGGCCATTGCCGACAAGGCCTATGAGTCAGGGTATGTGCGGCCCTATCCGCCCGAGCACAAGACCGGCAAGACCGTGGCCATCATTGGCTCCGGTCCGGCAGGTATGGCGGCGGCCCAGCAGCTCGGCCGCGCAGGCCATCAGGTTCATGTCTACGAGCGCGAGAGCAAGCCGGGCGGCCTGATGCGCTATGGCATCCCCGATTTCAAGATCGAGAAGCATTATATCGACCGCCGGGTCGAGCAGATGCAGGGCGAGGGCGTTACCTTCCATTGCGGCGTGAATGTCGGTGTCGACAAGCCGGTTGAGGACCTGCTTTCCGAATATGATGCCGTTCTTTACTGCGGCGGTTCGGAGCGTCCGCGCCCGGCCGGCATTCCCGGTGCCGATCTTGAAGGCGTGCACGACGCAATGCCCTATCTCGTTCAGCAGAACCGGCGTGTGGGCGGCGAGGACATCCAGTCCGTTGCCTGGGCGGCGGATCCCATTCTGGCCGCTGGCAAGCATGTGGTGGTCGTCGGTGGCGGCGATACCGCGTCCGACTGCGTGGGCACGTCATTTCGTCAGGGCGCGGTGCGTGTCACCCAGCTGGACATTCGTCCACGCCCGCCGGAAAAGGAAGACAAGCTTGCCGTGTGGCCCTACTGGGCGACCAAGATGCGCACCTCCTCTTCACAGGCCGAAGGTGCGGAGCGCGAATTTCAGGTCGCAACGCTCGAATTCATCGGCGAGGATGGCGTTCTGACCGGCGTGAAGTGCTGCCAGGTGGATGAGAAGCGCAAGCCCATTGCCGGCACGGAATTTGTGATCCGCGCCGACCTCGCCTTCATTGCCATCGGCTTCTCTGGCCCGGCGGAGACGGGTGTTCTGTCGGAGTTCGGGGAGCGACTGAAAACCGATGTCGACCGCCGCAACTCGGTCAATGTCAATGCCAATGACCGCGACTACAAGACCACCGTCGATCGGCTTTTTGCCGCAGGCGATGTCCGCCGTGGACAGTCGCTGGTTGTCTGGGCGATCCGCGAAGGGCGTCAGGCGGCACGGGCGATTGACGAATTCCTCATGGGAAGTTCCGTCCTGCCGCGCTGA
- a CDS encoding DUF459 domain-containing protein, with protein sequence MKLIRAIISGNNGRRIALAIVAFALVLPANTAFISSASAQDDRRRQQGLFDLLFGGGLRQRQPERPAVKKRSAPRERKTIKRRSRDRSPARQPPPPPPEAEKLENARVVLVVGDFLAGGLAEGLSSAYAESPGVRIVNRSNGSSGFVRDDYYDWNGQIAGIIEEVSPTVVVVMIGSNDRQQLVVNGRRESSRTEAWVREYTQRVETFASAIRKNDVPVIWTGLPSFKSPRMSSDMLAFNDIYKSTVESIGGEFVDIWDGFVDENGGFISTGPDMNGQPVRLRGSDGINLTRAGKRKVAFYVEKPLNKLLGEAVSPDIGELGMENLPKLVLHPENPEPVNRTIPISLSDPALDGGRELMGAEVKPIARQELEGEGPGLSAPPGRADNFSLRTDATPKNKTSPSPPAQATP encoded by the coding sequence ATGAAGCTCATACGGGCGATCATATCCGGCAACAATGGCAGGCGCATTGCGCTTGCCATTGTTGCGTTCGCTCTGGTGCTGCCGGCCAATACGGCTTTCATCTCTTCCGCGTCCGCGCAGGACGATCGCCGTCGACAGCAGGGGCTGTTCGATCTTCTTTTCGGTGGAGGCCTGCGCCAACGCCAGCCCGAACGCCCCGCGGTCAAAAAACGCTCCGCTCCCCGCGAAAGAAAAACAATCAAGCGGCGCTCTCGGGATCGCTCTCCCGCGAGGCAGCCTCCCCCACCACCGCCCGAAGCAGAAAAGCTGGAGAATGCCCGCGTCGTCCTTGTGGTGGGTGACTTTCTGGCAGGCGGCCTAGCCGAGGGTCTGAGCAGTGCCTACGCGGAATCGCCCGGTGTTCGCATCGTCAACCGAAGCAACGGATCTTCGGGTTTCGTTCGAGACGACTACTACGACTGGAACGGCCAGATCGCGGGCATCATCGAAGAGGTCTCACCCACAGTGGTTGTGGTGATGATCGGTTCGAACGACCGCCAGCAGCTCGTGGTCAACGGGCGTCGCGAATCCTCCCGGACGGAAGCCTGGGTGAGGGAATACACGCAACGCGTTGAAACCTTCGCTTCAGCCATTCGGAAGAATGACGTCCCTGTGATCTGGACCGGCCTCCCCTCCTTCAAATCACCCAGAATGTCTTCCGACATGTTGGCGTTCAACGACATCTACAAATCGACCGTAGAGTCCATCGGCGGCGAATTCGTGGATATCTGGGACGGTTTCGTGGACGAAAATGGCGGTTTTATCTCCACGGGTCCTGACATGAACGGTCAGCCGGTGCGCCTGCGCGGCAGCGACGGGATCAATCTCACCCGGGCCGGCAAACGGAAAGTGGCCTTCTACGTGGAGAAACCGCTAAACAAGCTTCTGGGTGAGGCAGTCTCACCCGATATCGGTGAACTGGGCATGGAAAACCTTCCAAAACTGGTTCTTCATCCTGAGAACCCTGAACCCGTCAACAGGACCATTCCAATTTCTCTTTCCGACCCCGCACTGGATGGCGGCAGAGAATTGATGGGAGCGGAGGTCAAGCCCATCGCACGGCAGGAGCTTGAAGGGGAAGGGCCCGGCCTCAGCGCACCACCCGGTCGTGCAGACAATTTCTCCCTGCGCACAGACGCAACTCCGAAAAACAAAACGTCGCCCAGCCCTCCGGCCCAGGCGACGCCCTAA
- the gltB gene encoding glutamate synthase large subunit: protein MTEMTPSVSTEFEPAAEAGAATVKRTGKPDTPGLPSAQGLYDPRNEHDACGVGFVAHMKGKRSHSIVQDGLAMLENLTHRGAVGADPLVGDGAGMLMQIPDRFYREEWAERGVELPEPGHYGVGHFFMPRDGALREKIDTIIADVVRSEGQELIGFRDVPVDNSCLSKAPEIVASEPVHQQIFIARGAGIENEEDFERRLYILRKVISGRVREELEGGTHGFYTVSLSARTIVYKGMFLAYQLGAYYKDLKDPRFETALALVHQRFSTNTFPSWELAHPYRMVAHNGEINTVRGNVNWMAARQASVDSELFGNDISKLWPISYEGQSDTACFDNALEFLFQGGYSLVHSMMMLIPEAWAGNRLMSDERKAFYEYHAALMEPWDGPAAVAFTDGIQIGATLDRNGLRPARYIVTDDDRVIMASEAGALVVPEDKVVSKWRLQPGRMLLIDMEEGRIISDEEVKAKIATRHPFQKWLDNTQLILEDLKPVEPRALRKDVSPLDLQQAFGYTQEDTKMLMAPMATTGQEGIGSMGTDTPISAMSDKPKLLYTYFKQNFAQVTNPPIDPIREELVMSLVSFIGPRPNIFDLVGSSRRKRLEVRQPILTNGDLEKIRSIGHTEDRFDTKTIDVTYASGEGAAGMRGALERVCDRAEAAVAGGYNIIILSDRQIGPDRIAIPMLLATAAVHHHLIRKGLRTAVGLVVESGEPREVHHFCCLAGYGAEAINPYLAFDTLLAMHKAGEFPPEVDPQEVVQRYIKAIGKGILKVMSKMGISTYQSYCGAQIFDAVGLESDFIEQYFTNTATTIEGVGLEEIAAETAGRHTSAFGPDPVLKNALEVGGEYNYRMRGEAHIWSPDAVASLQHAVRGKSWETYRDFAKMVDGQAADAKSIRGLFAVRTARDTGRKPVSLNEVEPASEIVKRFSTGAMSFGSISREAHTTLARAMNALGGKSNTGEGGEEPDRYMPMPDGSVNPERSAIKQIASGRFGVTTEYLVNSDMMQIKVAQGAKPGEGGQLPGHKVDATIAKVRHSTPGVGLISPPPHHDIYSIEDLAQLIYDLKNVNPDADVSVKLVSEVGVGTVAAGVAKARADHITISGYDGGTGASPLTSIKHAGSPWEMGLAETHQTLVLNGLRSRVALQVDGGLKTGRDVIIGALLGADEYGFSTAPLIAAGCIMMRKCHLNTCPVGVATQDPVLRKRFKGTPEHVINYFFYVAEEVRQYLAEMGYTKLDNIIGQSDLLEKNAMIEHWKARGLDFTKVFYKPDAPREALRWTERQVHPIDDILDRKLIEAAKPALENREKVSLDFPICNTDRSAGAMLSGAVAKRYGQKGLKDNTIDVRLTGTAGQSFGAFLARGVTFTLHGDANDYVGKGLSGGRIVIRPTDDSKIVAEDSIIVGNTVLYGATEGECYFRGVAGERFAVRNSGAVAVVEGVGDHGCEYMTGGVVVVLGQTGRNFAAGMSGGVAYVLDEAGDFAERCNMAMVELEPVPEEDDILEKLHHHGGDLMHKGRVDVSGDMTRHDEERLAQLIANHLHHTGSERARTILENWADYRPKFRKVMPVEYRRALEEMERMKLGLAAE from the coding sequence GAGAAGATCGACACGATCATCGCCGATGTGGTGCGCTCGGAAGGTCAGGAGCTGATCGGCTTCCGCGATGTGCCGGTCGACAATTCCTGCCTTTCCAAGGCGCCCGAAATCGTTGCCTCCGAGCCGGTCCACCAGCAGATTTTCATCGCGCGCGGCGCGGGCATCGAGAATGAAGAGGATTTCGAGCGCAGGCTTTATATCCTGCGCAAGGTGATTTCGGGCCGTGTGCGCGAGGAGCTGGAAGGCGGCACGCACGGTTTCTACACCGTCTCCCTGTCGGCACGCACAATCGTCTACAAGGGCATGTTCCTCGCCTATCAGCTCGGTGCCTACTACAAGGATCTGAAGGATCCGCGCTTCGAGACGGCGCTGGCGCTGGTTCACCAGCGCTTTTCCACCAACACCTTCCCCTCTTGGGAGCTGGCGCATCCCTATCGCATGGTCGCCCACAATGGCGAGATCAACACCGTGCGCGGCAACGTCAACTGGATGGCTGCGCGCCAGGCTTCGGTGGATTCGGAGCTGTTCGGCAACGACATTTCCAAGCTCTGGCCGATTTCCTATGAAGGCCAGTCCGACACGGCCTGTTTCGACAACGCGCTCGAATTCCTGTTCCAGGGCGGTTATTCGCTCGTTCATTCCATGATGATGCTGATCCCGGAAGCATGGGCCGGCAATCGCCTGATGAGCGACGAGCGCAAGGCGTTTTACGAATACCACGCCGCTCTGATGGAGCCGTGGGACGGCCCCGCCGCCGTGGCCTTCACCGATGGCATCCAGATCGGCGCGACGCTCGACCGCAACGGCCTGCGCCCGGCGCGCTACATCGTCACCGATGACGACCGCGTCATCATGGCATCGGAGGCCGGTGCGCTTGTGGTGCCGGAAGACAAGGTCGTCAGCAAATGGCGTCTCCAGCCCGGACGCATGCTTCTGATCGACATGGAAGAAGGCCGCATCATCTCTGACGAAGAGGTGAAGGCGAAGATTGCCACCAGGCATCCTTTCCAGAAGTGGCTCGACAACACCCAGCTCATCCTTGAAGACCTGAAGCCGGTGGAGCCGCGCGCCCTGCGCAAGGATGTTTCCCCGCTCGATCTGCAGCAGGCTTTCGGCTACACGCAGGAAGACACGAAGATGCTGATGGCGCCCATGGCCACGACCGGTCAGGAGGGCATCGGCTCCATGGGCACCGACACGCCGATTTCGGCCATGTCCGACAAGCCCAAGCTGCTCTACACCTATTTCAAGCAGAACTTTGCGCAGGTCACCAACCCGCCGATCGATCCGATCCGCGAAGAGCTGGTGATGAGCCTTGTTTCCTTCATCGGCCCGCGTCCCAACATTTTCGATCTGGTCGGCTCCTCGCGCCGCAAGCGGCTTGAGGTGCGCCAGCCCATCCTCACCAATGGCGATCTGGAAAAGATCCGCTCCATCGGCCACACCGAGGACCGGTTCGACACCAAGACCATCGACGTCACCTATGCCTCGGGCGAGGGGGCAGCGGGCATGCGCGGCGCGCTCGAGCGCGTGTGTGATCGCGCCGAGGCCGCCGTTGCCGGCGGCTACAACATCATCATCCTGTCCGACCGTCAGATCGGCCCGGACCGCATCGCCATCCCGATGCTGCTCGCCACCGCCGCCGTCCACCATCATTTGATCCGCAAGGGTCTGCGCACGGCGGTCGGCCTCGTGGTCGAATCCGGCGAGCCGCGCGAGGTGCATCATTTCTGCTGCCTCGCAGGCTACGGCGCCGAGGCGATAAACCCCTATCTCGCCTTCGACACGCTGCTTGCCATGCACAAGGCCGGCGAGTTCCCGCCGGAGGTGGACCCGCAGGAGGTCGTCCAGCGCTACATCAAGGCCATCGGCAAGGGCATTCTGAAGGTCATGTCCAAGATGGGCATTTCCACCTATCAGTCCTATTGCGGTGCGCAGATTTTCGATGCGGTCGGGCTCGAAAGCGATTTCATCGAGCAGTACTTCACCAACACCGCCACCACGATCGAAGGTGTCGGGCTGGAAGAGATCGCTGCCGAGACGGCAGGTCGCCACACATCCGCGTTCGGTCCCGACCCGGTGCTGAAAAACGCGCTCGAAGTTGGCGGCGAATACAATTACCGCATGCGCGGCGAAGCCCACATCTGGTCGCCCGATGCCGTCGCCTCTCTTCAGCATGCCGTTCGCGGCAAGTCCTGGGAGACCTATCGCGACTTCGCAAAAATGGTCGACGGGCAGGCGGCCGACGCCAAGTCCATTCGTGGGCTCTTCGCGGTCCGCACGGCCAGGGACACGGGCCGCAAGCCTGTTTCGCTCAACGAGGTCGAGCCGGCGTCCGAAATCGTCAAGCGCTTCTCCACCGGTGCCATGTCGTTTGGCTCCATCAGCCGCGAGGCGCACACCACGCTGGCGCGCGCCATGAATGCGCTCGGCGGCAAATCCAACACGGGTGAGGGCGGCGAGGAGCCCGACCGCTACATGCCCATGCCCGATGGTTCGGTGAACCCCGAGCGTTCCGCCATCAAGCAGATCGCCAGTGGCCGCTTCGGCGTCACCACGGAATATCTCGTCAATTCCGACATGATGCAGATCAAGGTGGCGCAGGGCGCAAAGCCCGGCGAGGGCGGTCAGCTTCCCGGCCACAAGGTCGATGCCACCATCGCCAAGGTGCGCCATTCCACGCCGGGCGTCGGCCTCATCTCGCCGCCGCCGCACCACGACATCTACTCGATCGAGGATCTGGCGCAGCTCATCTACGATCTGAAAAACGTCAATCCGGATGCGGACGTTTCCGTCAAGCTCGTCTCCGAGGTTGGCGTGGGCACGGTTGCCGCTGGCGTTGCCAAAGCGCGCGCCGATCACATCACCATTTCGGGCTATGATGGCGGCACGGGCGCTTCCCCGCTCACCTCCATCAAGCATGCAGGCAGCCCGTGGGAAATGGGCCTTGCCGAAACGCACCAGACCCTGGTGCTGAACGGTCTGCGCTCGCGTGTCGCGCTACAGGTCGATGGCGGGCTGAAGACCGGTCGCGATGTCATCATCGGCGCGCTTCTCGGTGCCGACGAATATGGCTTCTCCACCGCTCCGCTCATTGCTGCTGGCTGCATCATGATGCGCAAGTGTCACCTCAACACCTGCCCCGTCGGCGTCGCCACGCAGGACCCGGTGCTGCGCAAGCGCTTCAAGGGCACGCCCGAGCATGTGATCAACTACTTCTTCTACGTCGCGGAGGAGGTGCGCCAGTATCTGGCGGAAATGGGCTACACGAAGCTCGACAATATTATCGGCCAGTCGGATCTGCTCGAGAAAAATGCGATGATCGAGCACTGGAAGGCGCGTGGTCTTGATTTCACGAAGGTCTTCTACAAGCCCGATGCGCCGCGCGAGGCGCTGCGCTGGACGGAACGTCAGGTGCATCCGATCGACGACATCCTCGACCGCAAGCTGATCGAGGCGGCAAAGCCCGCGCTTGAAAACCGCGAAAAGGTGTCGCTCGATTTCCCGATCTGCAACACCGACCGGTCGGCCGGTGCGATGCTGTCGGGTGCGGTGGCCAAGCGCTACGGCCAGAAGGGTTTGAAGGACAACACGATCGATGTGCGCCTCACGGGCACGGCGGGTCAGTCCTTTGGCGCGTTCCTGGCGCGTGGTGTCACCTTCACGCTGCATGGCGATGCCAACGACTATGTCGGCAAGGGACTTTCGGGCGGGCGCATCGTCATTCGTCCGACAGACGATTCAAAGATTGTCGCGGAAGACTCCATCATCGTCGGCAACACGGTGCTCTACGGAGCCACCGAGGGCGAGTGCTATTTCCGGGGCGTTGCCGGTGAGCGTTTTGCGGTTCGTAATTCGGGCGCCGTCGCGGTGGTTGAAGGCGTTGGCGACCATGGCTGTGAATATATGACCGGCGGCGTTGTCGTCGTGCTTGGTCAGACGGGCCGCAACTTCGCTGCCGGCATGTCGGGCGGCGTTGCCTATGTGCTGGATGAGGCCGGCGACTTTGCCGAGCGCTGCAACATGGCGATGGTTGAGCTTGAGCCGGTGCCGGAAGAAGACGACATCCTCGAAAAGCTGCACCACCATGGCGGCGATCTCATGCACAAGGGGCGCGTCGACGTTTCCGGCGACATGACCCGGCACGATGAGGAGCGTCTGGCGCAGCTCATTGCCAATCACCTCCACCACACGGGCTCCGAGCGGGCGCGCACCATTCTGGAGAACTGGGCCGATTATCGGCCAAAGTTCCGCAAGGTGATGCCGGTCGAATACCGCCGGGCGCTGGAGGAGATGGAGCGTATGAAACTGGGGCTGGCGGCTGAATAG